The following proteins come from a genomic window of Ochotona princeps isolate mOchPri1 chromosome 14, mOchPri1.hap1, whole genome shotgun sequence:
- the PPP3R2 gene encoding calcineurin subunit B type 2 has product MGNESSYPAEMCSHFDHDEIKRLGKRFRKLDLDQSGTLSVEEFLSLPQLEQNPLAKRVIDIFDIDGNGEVDFKEFILGTSQFSVKGEEEQKLRFAFSIYDMDKDGYISNGELFQVLKMMVGNNLRDWHLQQLVDKTIITLDKDGDGKISFEEFSAVVRGLEFHKKLVIVV; this is encoded by the coding sequence ATGGGAAACGAGTCCAGTTACCCAGCAGAGATGTGCTCCCACTTTGACCATGATGAAATCAAAAGGCTGGGCAAAAGGTTTAGAAAGCTGGACCTGGACCAGTCAGGCACTCTGAGCGTGGAGGAGTTCTTGTCCCTGCCCCAGCTGGAGCAGAACCCTTTGGCGAAGCGAGTGATCGATATCTTTGACATAGACGGCAATGGCGAAGTGGACTTTAAGGAATTCATCTTGGGGACCTCCCAGTTCAGCGTCAAAGGTGAGGAGGAGCAGAAGCTGAGGTTTGCTTTCAGCATCTACGACATGGATAAAGATGGCTACATTTCCAACGGAGAGCTCTTCCAGGTGCTGAAGATGATGGTGGGTAACAACCTCAGGGACtggcacctgcagcagctggtggACAAAACCATCATCACCCTGGATAAGGATGGCGATGGCAAAATATCCTTTGAGGAGTTCAGCGCTGTTGTCAGAGGCCTGGAGTTCCACAAGAAGTTGGTCATTGTCGTGTGA